DNA from Balaenoptera acutorostrata chromosome 14, mBalAcu1.1, whole genome shotgun sequence:
GTCCTGAAGGCGCAGAGGGACTCCAGACTAGAGCCCTGGAATTCTGAATTCCCACTACCTTTCTACAACTATCTGGAGCAAGTCAAATATGGTGCCCAAATAAAGGCTTTCTACACAACCCAGCCCTTAACTTTGCCTTTTGCCAGGGGCTAATTACTGTCaaaatgagtttttcttttcaaggAACATTATAGGTAATAGATTTGAGCTTCTATTCCACCTTTGCCTACATTTCCCTAGATGACACTTATTTCAAGGCTTCCTTTTGGTGTTTAAAGAGATTCTGTTAAAGGACAGACTAAGGGCATGTTCATATTCACTACCATTCTTCTATGTTATCATACTCCTAAGAAGTACAGGAAAGTTGGGGCCAATTGATAGAACCCTGATATGATAAATTTTTCTTCCTCACTATTCCTTGAGCTTCTACCATATTCACCATTTCCCCCCAGGGCTTACAATAGCGATTTACACATACTATATGTTCAGCATATTTTGTTGAGAGACTGAATCTGTACTGACAATGTTTAATATCCTTTATgaaattcttatttataaaaatatcatagAAAATTATCCTTTCCTAGAAGAATGACAGTCCAGTATTTATTCTATTCCAGCGTCAAGAGGCACTGACACTCTTTCTGATATCTGACTTAAAATTActatttatgttttactttgCCTGTTGCCAAAAGGATTTGAGGTAGCTTACAATAATTCACTGAAGCAAATCAATAAAAACGTGTTGGTGTTATCTGCGTGCCTGGCACATATGCGATGTGATGATATCACTTGTGTGATGGGAATACTGAAATGGATGTGATGCGTTCTCTGTACCCAAGAAAATCACTGCCCAGTGGAGGCTAGCAATTAACTATAATGCATGTGGTCAGTGCTACAGTGGTGATCTGAGCAAAGTGCTCTAATGCAGTTAAGAAAAGACAAATGCAATAAGACCACAAAATCATTGCAATTCTGATACAAGAACAAGAGTCCTGCATTGGGTGGAAGCAGatatgaccaaaaaaataaaataaaataaaacctgaactaagaaaaaaacaactatcaATGAGCTCTCAGCTAATAAGGAGAATCGTAAGACTTTCTTAGGagaattatcttatttttatggCACTAAATTTATCGTGGCTGTCTTCATCTGAGTgcaatgcaaaacaaaactgacACTGCTTATGTGgttatacaaatacaaatatatacaaatgtacagaatttttaaaatagtgtatttTTCTTACATCAATACTTGACAATAGCTGATAATACAATTTTCTATTATACCTCCATGAAGACATTCCTGCAGGAAATAAGAAGAGGTTGCCAGGCTgagagtttctttcttttctgatctgCTCTGAGAGTCTAAGCTAGACGTTATAGACAAGTACAAAGCATATTGCATATCCCAGTTGGACAGACCAGTGCTGACCACTTCTGTCCCACACCAGGGGTCTCTGCTTCCAGGGTGGCGCATATTACTTGTACTGTCTTCTTATAAATGCTCAGCAGTCATTTCTCCAAGCAGCACCACCACTTCCTTCTTCAGAGGCTGGCTCCTTAAACTCTTCACCAGCCTAAAACGCAGGCCACTAAAAGCAGAAAGTAGATTCCTTGAAAGTAAGCTTTTGACAGCTTTAGACTGATAATGGTGCCACGGTTGAAGAGATTTGGGTACTAATCAAAGGAAAAAGATATGACTACATACCAAACTTTATTGGGCAGTGCTTGGAGAAGATTGCATGAGAGCAGAAAGTGCCTCACAGCAGGAGGCTGTCCAGACGCTCACAAAGGGGGCCACCATCCAGCAGGGAGGAGGGCAAGGGAGctcctgggggaggtggggggatcaGAGGAGGAACTTAGGCTTCTAGGTGATGTGGCTCAGCAGCATTGTGGGGAGTCCCTGGGTCAGAAAGGCCACGGCAACTTGGGGTTTTATAACCACAAGTCTCTATCTTATCAATGGCCAGCAGATGGCTGGTGAGGTTTTGCAGGATATACAAAGTAGGAAGGTTCTAAATGGCTGAAAAATCTGCTTTTTTGTGCTGTTTTAAAACTAAGTGGGTGCATAAAAGTTTGAGTTTGGTGCTCATGAGCTTCTGAACTAACAGGTCTCActctacagtaaaaaaaaaaacctaggtgCCAATCCATAGAGGCTGTCTTTggctcatttatatatataacaataaattattattattttttattacaaggAACCAATTTCAGTAATCTTTCCATTGATTAACTAGTAGCAATAACTAAAATATCTACCATACTTTCATAAACTTCTATTGAAATGCCTTTCCTATTTCCTGTCTTCCTTAGGTATATGGTAATTCACCTAgggataataatataatatactgAAGTATATATTATACTGAAGTATAATATACTGAAGTATATATTGAGTTATACTATTAAGTCATGTATTCTTTAGCCTAAATAATTCAAGTTTCTTGCAGGTTAAttcccattttttttcattctattttttaactCAGATAAGCTTGAATAAAACCACTGCATGATAGATCCTGATAAAGTCAGTGATTTCTTTTACATTCGTCTATGTGCTCAAATACCAGTcaactatttttttcccctcatacaATGATGTTAATCAAATGAATATTTCATGATTTATAAAGGTTGCTAAGAAAAGCTTGGATTAGAAAAATAATCTCACATAAACCATTGCTAGGTTCACATGCTCATTTATAACTGTAATTATTATTGTATAATTTAACTCccaaaaaattaaaggaattttAAGCTATTTTTATAAGCCTAGTCTTTAGACTgtgtttaatatttatgtatttttcttatcatatttctaaaatttaaaaatggaaagtactaagattaaatatacatatttaataagaTAGTAATACGATTATATAGATTAtaggtatattatatatatataaaatcagtgTATATAACTACACAGCTTCAAATAGAGTATTGATAATCCAAAAATGAATATGTGCAGCATAATCTTGAGCATggtatttcttctcattttcttgaccCCTTCTAAAAACTAAGGTGAAATAATGATTAAATGTATTATCATGTGTCATAGGCACTTCAGAGACATTATCTTTTTTAATCTTGAAAAGCAACTTTATGAAATAGGTTCCATTGTTAGTGCCAATTTCTATATGGACCTACTTAGGTTCAAAAAAGATTAAGCTACCTGCTTAACATCACCAAGCTTAAAAGTGGGAGGAATTCAAACATTGGCAGTTTGGTTTCAAAACCCAGGGGCTTTCTATTACACCATACTGCTTATGGGAGAGGAATCCTGAGTGCACTGACAGAAAATTTGGGGAACTGTAATGCACtggataatattaaatattaattaaaatggaataaCCTATCATTTATAAATTATAGATGGTCCAAATTgagttatatctatctatctaaagaaataagcattttaaaacttGAATATTTCTTGCTTTCATTCAAAAATTTATAGCCTCATATCACATCTTAttgatctctctctttttttaaaacttatgctatttttagttttcagtaaAGGTTTAACAATTGTCCTTATGATCAGAGAAGCAGGAAGGATAATCTAATGGCAAATCTAAGGTTAAGAATTTGACATGGCATAGAGGAAGAGATATTCTGCAGAGCTATTTAACAACTAATCTATATCTCATGGTGCATGAGCTGGTTGAAATACTGCTTGATGCATCTCATGAATCACTTAAACTCAAGTAATTAAATTAAGTATTTGAAGAGTCAGAGACCCATCAGATCTATTTGTGACTATGGAGATGAACAGGAAGTGATCTCTGCCTTCTGATTTGACCTCCTGTCAGTATCCTTTACTTTTCCCCCAACCCCATAGAGCCATTGGATAAGAAATTGTGACTTGTAACTTAATTCTCCCTGGTCCGATTAAGCAGTGGTAATAACTAAATTTTCCATTGCCATTTTAAGAGAATTTgcatgcatatttttatattttatattcaaataatATTCAGTTGTGTACATCATTTAATAACTAATTGATCAAAATAGCTTAAACAAATTTTACAAAACTTTGAGGAGtaattttccataaaaattatGGAGCAAGCCTTTAGTGAGTGTTGAATGGTTTTATTATGAAAACGAACATCTATTAAGTAAACTTTTATGTGTAAACAAGTCTCAATTGTTACTTTTCTTTTCAACGGTCTTAATTTGTATATTCTTAGTAGCTTACTTTTAGTTTGTGACTTTTAATATAGACCACACTACTGTACTTTAAAACTTCAGTTTCTGTGTTCcaaccttaaatttttttaatgctatgatGAAtgatttatcttctcaaagtcttgaaaattgtgatgaattGATAATATCATGATACTggtttttcatttcataaaagcaaatttttcttttttgataaatgAAAGTATTCAAACTTAAAATATAGTAGTAATTTAACAAGAAATGTATATCATAAGTTTTTTTGAAAATCTGTTGAAGGCCTTGTGCAGTAAGTCACAGTTCCTCATTCAAGGCAGGTATCATCTAGTGGGGAAGAAAAGACTAGAAACAATCTGAAACAAATTCACTGAAACACATGTCCAAAATTGTGTATACAAAAGCTTCAGGTattcaaaataagttaaaaaatccAAGGCACATtctactgtaaaataaaaatctgatattGCTTTATTAAaatcagccaaaataaattttaaggcaAAAAATTACTTGAGATAATGCAAGTCATATCATAATCTATCATAATGCTAGAAGACTCAATTTGCAAGGAAgacataattgttttaaataaaaatgcatctAGTGGTACAAGTTTGTAATATGGCAAACACTGGCAAAATTACAAGGAAAATTGGCAAAATCCTTATTTATAATGAGAAATGTAACATATCTCTCAGTAACTGACTGAATAAGCCTACATGTTCTTCAGAAACAATAACTTCTACTTGATATGCATGTAATTCTGGAGAAGTGTTACATAATTCATTGACCCATTGTCAGGGAAATGTAAACCAAGAATTGAAATTTTTACAGATATTTCTTCAATAACCCTGGGTCAATCAAGTATTGTCTGAAGTGTGAGTTATTCTGCAGCACTGTAACAacttctgtttgaatttaaaaattagagtgaAGGAGGAATTTTCCATAAAATATGTATGGGAGCAATCTGTTTTTAGAATAAGTGGGGAGAGGTGCTAGCAGAAAATAATAGATgttgattaaaaaggaaaaaaaagacacaaaattaaaagcaaaaaaaaaaagatatcacaaatgtagaaaacagcaAAATAGAATTTATAGAGGTACAagtcaaatttttaaagaatattttaagcaaaggaaacaaatctAATCAACATAAGTAAAATGTAAACAGATGCAAATAAATGATTCTtcaataggtagatagatataatACATATGAGGATATATTTATGTCTATAATCTACATCAATCaatctatatctgtatataatTCATAGAACCTAtttgaagaaaactacaaaactattCTGAGGGTCACTAACTTAAGTATCTGGAGAGACACACAAGTATATTCAAACGCCAATTTATCAcaattaatatatagatataatgtaattaaaatggaattttcttttttgatttgtaATATTTGATGTGAATATGTAGAATATGGTaaaagaagcaacaagagggactcccctggtcattcagcggttaagactccacgcttccggGGATCCGGATGCGCGTCTCCACGAGGTGAACGCGAAATGGAGGCCTCGGCTTCTACTCCACTGTCAACCTCAGCCGAAACTTCAGCTTCGACTCCAGCGACCCCGGTCGGCCTGGAGCAGCTGGACGAAGAGCAGATTAAAAAGGCAGTAGAAGCTCTGTTGGCACATTCCAGATCCAGGAAAAACGCAAATGGATTGCTTTtgaatgagaatgaaaatttctttttaatggtgGTATTATGGAAAATTCCAAGTAAAGAACTGAGGGTCAGATTGTCCTTGCCTCATGGTATTCAATCAGATTTAGCAGATATCTGTTTATTTACCAAAGATGAACCTAATTTAACTCCCGAACAGACAGAACGTTTTTATAAGAAGCTTTTGAACAAGCATGGAGTTAAAACCATTTCTCAGATTATCCCCCTCCgaactttaaaaaaggaatataaagcCTATGAAGCTAAGCTCCGCCTCTTGGGTAGTTTCGACTTCTTCATTACAGATGCCAGAATCAGGCGGCTCTTACCCTCACACCTCGGGAGACATTTCTACAACAGAAAGAAAGTTCCAGTACCTGTAAACCTTCAGGCCAAGAATTCGTCCTGAGAGATCAGTGACTGTGTAGGGGGAACTGTCTTAAACATCTCTAAAAGTGGTTCTTGCAGTACCATCCGCATCGGTCACACTGGGATGCAAGTTCAGCACATCGTCGAAAACGTTGTTGCCGGCACAAAAAGGCTTTCACAGAAACTGCCGGAGAAGTGGGAGAGCGTGAAGCT
Protein-coding regions in this window:
- the LOC102997903 gene encoding LOW QUALITY PROTEIN: ribosomal L1 domain-containing protein 1-like (The sequence of the model RefSeq protein was modified relative to this genomic sequence to represent the inferred CDS: deleted 3 bases in 2 codons; substituted 1 base at 1 genomic stop codon), with amino-acid sequence MEASASTPLSTSAETSASTPATPVGLEQLDEEQIKKAVEALLAHSRSRKNANGLLLNENENFFLMVVLWKIPSKELRVRLSLPHGIQSDLADICLFTKDEPNLTPEQTERFYKKLLNKHGVKTISQIIPLRTLKKEYKAYEAKLRLLGSFDFFITDARIRRLLPSHLGRHFYNRKKVPVPVNLQAKNSSXEISDCVGGTVLNISKSGSCSTIRIGHTGMQVQHIVENVVAGTKRLSQKLPEKWESVKLLYVRTERSVSLPVFSSFVSSRGEARGLRTQSQKKKVAKKSQKKKERLKRQQEKKGDKKLMKQAGKAAPAPTTDAPAPKTGGAPAQGPGPQKETGGVSAPPKAQDESEDEIPLLVPVKETPAARSVKTQKDAAGKKSPIKSPGPNTLHGKKRKASPALETPAAAEPKTPGKGPEKKARIKEEMEKERTSSLGKKDPRQTPKKPEAKFFTTASKSVKKLPVPPKQWPKKPKVPQST